The following are from one region of the Methylophilus sp. DW102 genome:
- a CDS encoding XdhC family protein, which produces MQSSDWEVLQRARDWLDQGYGAHLFTVIQTWGSAPRLPGAILVVREDGHLVGSVSGGCIEDDLADKARHQQLPAQPAIMEYGVNQAEAQRFGIPCGGQLKIFAEPLTQTAQLAPMLESLSQRRLLKRSVHVHRGEVRHQYVLPEGQPYLEHDWFHSYFGPQWRLLIIGANQLGSVLAAMAQALDFHVMICDPREEMRAEWHVEGADWLPGMPDDVVLEMAPDPHTAIVAVTHDPKLDDMALLEALKSDAFYIGALGSVKNQEKRKQRLRSFDLTEQEVNRLHGPVGLRIGSRTPAEIAVSILAELIQERAQLQQTGLVSRAHRLAMA; this is translated from the coding sequence ATGCAGTCCTCTGATTGGGAAGTGTTACAACGTGCCCGTGACTGGCTGGACCAGGGCTATGGCGCGCATCTGTTTACCGTGATCCAGACCTGGGGATCGGCCCCCCGCTTGCCGGGCGCCATTCTGGTGGTGCGCGAAGATGGCCATCTGGTCGGCTCTGTCTCTGGCGGCTGTATTGAAGATGATCTGGCAGACAAAGCCCGTCATCAACAACTGCCCGCACAGCCAGCGATTATGGAGTATGGCGTCAATCAGGCAGAAGCACAGCGTTTTGGCATCCCTTGTGGTGGCCAGCTCAAGATTTTTGCCGAGCCACTCACGCAAACGGCGCAATTAGCGCCTATGCTGGAGAGCTTGTCGCAGCGACGCTTGCTCAAACGTTCGGTGCATGTGCATCGCGGCGAAGTGCGGCATCAATACGTGTTGCCTGAAGGTCAGCCTTATCTGGAGCATGACTGGTTTCACAGCTATTTTGGCCCGCAATGGCGGCTGCTGATTATTGGCGCCAACCAGCTGGGCTCCGTGTTGGCGGCCATGGCACAAGCGCTGGATTTTCACGTCATGATCTGCGATCCGCGTGAGGAAATGCGTGCTGAATGGCATGTGGAAGGCGCAGACTGGTTGCCTGGCATGCCTGACGATGTGGTGTTGGAGATGGCGCCTGATCCACACACGGCGATTGTGGCCGTCACCCATGATCCCAAACTGGACGACATGGCGTTGCTTGAAGCGCTCAAGTCAGACGCGTTTTATATTGGCGCCTTGGGCTCCGTCAAAAATCAGGAAAAACGCAAACAGCGCTTGCGCAGTTTTGACCTCACCGAGCAGGAAGTGAACCGCCTGCACGGCCCGGTCGGCCTGCGTATCGGCAGCCGCACGCCCGCCGAAATTGCCGTGTCTATCCTGGCTGAGTTGATTCAGGAACGCGCACAGTTGCAGCAAACGGGTCTGGTCTCACGGGCGCACAGGCTGGCGATGGCCTGA
- a CDS encoding xanthine dehydrogenase family protein molybdopterin-binding subunit, with the protein MNDLINLSRRSFIKSTALVAGGLVVAFSIPQAKRFMGVANAAEALPLPAPNAFLRIGADDSITVMLAHSEMGQGVWTTLPMLIADELDADWSKIKVEHAPAAPAYVHTAYGIQITGGSSTTWSEFDRYRQAGALTRVLLLEAAAKQWKVPVAGLRTENGFVINGTQKLSYGKLVETASQLPTPTSVTLKKPEQWKLIGKATKRLDSAEKINGTAKFGQDVQFEGLKVAMVARAPVFGTTLKSLDDAAARKVPGVIKVVKVPTGVAVIAEHYWAAKQGREALKLEWALAGHDKPDTPALLKQYQALAQKPGLQAAKAGDVATASKQAKQTIHAEYVLPYLAHAPMEPLNCAVKISDQGCEIWTGTQMQTTDLASAAKILGLKPEQVKIHTLFLGGGFGRRANPRADFVSEAVEVAKAAGMPVKTVWSREDDIKGGFYRPMFVHKASIALDKQGKPLAWQQTLVGQSIIKGTPFEGVMIKDGIDATSVEGVADSPYVKVTPHHEVQLHSVQSDVPVLWWRSVGHSHSAFVMESLIDELAHASKQDPLAYRRQLLKDHPRHLAALNLAADKAGWGKPLPTGVFRGIAVHESFGSYVAQVAEVSVKDGEAKVHRVVMAIDCGLAVNPDGVKAQMESCVAFALGAALSSEVSFKDGQVEQSNFHNYQVLRMKDMPKVEVHIVPSTEKMGGVGEPGVPPLAPAVTNAIFAATGKRIRRLPIGDQLA; encoded by the coding sequence ATGAATGATCTCATTAACCTCTCCCGCCGCAGTTTTATCAAAAGCACGGCCCTGGTCGCTGGCGGCCTTGTGGTGGCATTCAGTATTCCGCAAGCCAAACGCTTTATGGGTGTAGCCAATGCGGCAGAAGCGCTGCCACTGCCTGCGCCCAATGCCTTTTTGCGCATCGGCGCCGATGACAGTATTACCGTGATGTTGGCGCATAGCGAAATGGGGCAGGGTGTTTGGACCACCTTGCCCATGCTGATTGCAGATGAGCTGGATGCCGACTGGAGCAAGATCAAGGTCGAGCATGCGCCTGCGGCGCCTGCTTATGTGCATACCGCCTATGGTATCCAGATTACCGGCGGCTCTTCCACCACCTGGTCAGAGTTTGACCGCTATCGCCAGGCGGGCGCATTGACACGTGTTCTGTTGCTGGAGGCGGCGGCCAAGCAATGGAAGGTGCCAGTAGCTGGCTTGCGCACCGAAAATGGTTTTGTCATCAATGGCACGCAAAAGCTCAGTTATGGCAAGCTGGTGGAGACCGCCAGTCAATTGCCGACACCGACCAGCGTCACGCTTAAAAAACCGGAGCAGTGGAAATTGATCGGCAAGGCCACCAAGCGTCTGGACAGCGCAGAAAAAATCAATGGCACGGCCAAGTTTGGTCAGGATGTGCAGTTTGAAGGACTCAAAGTCGCCATGGTGGCACGTGCGCCGGTGTTTGGCACCACACTCAAAAGCCTGGATGATGCCGCTGCACGCAAAGTGCCGGGCGTGATCAAGGTGGTCAAAGTGCCCACGGGCGTTGCCGTGATTGCCGAGCATTACTGGGCCGCCAAGCAGGGGCGCGAGGCCCTCAAGCTGGAGTGGGCGCTGGCCGGGCATGACAAACCGGATACCCCCGCCTTGCTCAAGCAATATCAGGCGCTGGCGCAAAAGCCAGGCTTGCAGGCTGCGAAAGCGGGCGATGTCGCCACGGCCAGCAAGCAGGCCAAGCAAACCATACATGCGGAATATGTGTTGCCTTATCTGGCGCATGCACCGATGGAACCTTTGAACTGTGCCGTCAAAATCTCTGATCAGGGCTGTGAAATCTGGACCGGGACGCAAATGCAAACCACGGACCTGGCGTCAGCTGCCAAGATTCTGGGCCTGAAACCAGAACAAGTGAAAATTCACACGCTGTTTTTAGGGGGCGGTTTTGGCCGTCGCGCCAATCCCCGTGCAGACTTTGTGTCTGAAGCGGTTGAAGTGGCCAAAGCGGCAGGCATGCCGGTGAAAACGGTTTGGAGCCGCGAAGACGATATCAAGGGTGGGTTCTACCGGCCGATGTTTGTTCACAAAGCCAGTATCGCGCTCGACAAACAGGGCAAACCGCTGGCCTGGCAGCAGACGCTGGTCGGACAGTCCATCATCAAAGGCACGCCCTTTGAAGGCGTCATGATCAAGGACGGCATTGATGCCACCTCGGTGGAAGGCGTGGCTGATTCGCCCTATGTGAAAGTCACTCCGCATCATGAGGTGCAGTTGCACTCGGTGCAAAGCGATGTGCCGGTGTTGTGGTGGCGATCGGTCGGGCATAGCCATTCCGCCTTTGTCATGGAAAGCCTGATTGATGAACTGGCGCATGCCAGCAAACAGGATCCGCTGGCGTATCGCCGCCAGTTGCTGAAAGACCATCCCCGTCATTTGGCGGCACTCAATCTGGCGGCCGATAAAGCGGGCTGGGGCAAACCGTTGCCTACTGGCGTGTTCCGTGGCATTGCCGTCCACGAATCGTTTGGCAGTTATGTCGCACAGGTGGCCGAAGTCTCCGTCAAAGACGGCGAGGCCAAAGTGCACCGCGTGGTGATGGCGATTGATTGCGGGCTGGCTGTGAACCCGGATGGTGTCAAAGCGCAGATGGAGTCTTGTGTCGCCTTTGCGCTGGGTGCCGCGCTCAGTAGCGAGGTGAGCTTCAAAGACGGCCAGGTGGAACAATCCAACTTCCATAACTATCAGGTGTTACGCATGAAAGACATGCCCAAAGTGGAGGTGCATATTGTGCCCAGCACCGAAAAAATGGGTGGGGTGGGTGAGCCGGGCGTGCCGCCGCTGGCACCTGCCGTGACCAACGCCATTTTTGCTGCGACTGGTAAGCGTATCCGCCGGTTGCCGATTGGTGATCAGCTGGCTTAA
- a CDS encoding (2Fe-2S)-binding protein, which produces MKLNINGKETELNVSDDMPLLWAIRDVAGMTGTKFGCGMAQCGACTVHLDGQAIRSCVTPVSAAADKKITTIEAMHDDKVGQAVQAAWQQIDVVQCGYCQSGQIMSATSLLKQNPKPSDADIDAAMSGNICRCGTYQRIRAAIHEAAAKLA; this is translated from the coding sequence ATGAAACTCAATATCAATGGCAAAGAGACCGAGCTCAACGTGAGCGACGACATGCCTCTTTTATGGGCAATCCGCGATGTGGCTGGCATGACTGGCACCAAGTTTGGCTGTGGCATGGCGCAATGTGGGGCCTGTACGGTGCACCTGGATGGTCAGGCCATTCGCTCTTGTGTGACCCCGGTCAGTGCGGCCGCGGATAAAAAAATCACCACCATAGAAGCCATGCATGACGACAAGGTGGGACAGGCCGTACAAGCCGCCTGGCAACAGATTGATGTGGTGCAGTGTGGCTACTGCCAATCCGGCCAGATCATGTCTGCGACCTCACTGCTCAAGCAAAACCCTAAACCCAGCGACGCCGATATTGATGCGGCCATGAGTGGCAATATTTGCCGTTGCGGGACTTATCAACGTATCCGGGCAGCAATCCACGAAGCCGCTGCCAAACTGGCTTAA
- a CDS encoding NAD(P)-dependent alcohol dehydrogenase, producing MTKAIILQPGGGYQNVTVGTREAPAPTAGQITVRLHANSLNYHDFAVVSGMWGPTEPRIPMADGAGEVVAVGTGVTEFKVGDAVVSTFFPTWQAGEPLVEGFATVPGDGVDGYAREIVTASAESFTLAPKGWSHIESSTLTTAALTAWRALMSDDQLTPGDTVLVQGTGGVSLFALQFAKLAGATVIATSSSEAKLEKLKAMGADHLINYKTTPAWGTLARELTGGRGVDHVVEVGGPATLEQSMLAARVGGHVSVIGILTGLAGDFPLVTALIKQLRLQGVLVGSRSMQQAMIKAIDGNGLKPVVDKVFALEEMVQAFQYQETNQHFGKICLQI from the coding sequence ATGACGAAAGCCATTATTCTGCAACCGGGCGGCGGCTACCAAAATGTCACCGTCGGCACACGCGAAGCCCCTGCGCCAACTGCCGGGCAAATCACGGTCAGGCTGCATGCCAACTCGCTTAATTACCATGATTTTGCCGTGGTCAGCGGCATGTGGGGCCCCACCGAGCCGCGTATCCCGATGGCGGATGGCGCGGGTGAAGTAGTCGCGGTCGGCACAGGCGTCACCGAATTCAAAGTAGGCGATGCCGTAGTCAGTACTTTTTTCCCCACCTGGCAAGCGGGAGAACCGCTGGTTGAAGGCTTTGCCACCGTGCCAGGCGATGGTGTGGATGGCTACGCGCGTGAAATCGTCACCGCCAGCGCGGAATCTTTTACGCTGGCCCCCAAAGGCTGGAGCCATATCGAATCTTCCACCTTGACTACCGCCGCCCTGACGGCCTGGCGTGCGCTGATGTCTGATGATCAGCTCACCCCTGGCGATACTGTGCTGGTGCAAGGCACGGGCGGCGTTTCCCTCTTTGCCTTGCAATTTGCCAAGCTGGCAGGCGCGACCGTGATTGCCACCTCGTCCAGCGAAGCCAAGCTGGAAAAACTCAAGGCCATGGGTGCAGATCACCTGATCAATTACAAAACCACCCCGGCCTGGGGAACGCTGGCGCGCGAACTGACGGGCGGCCGTGGCGTCGATCACGTGGTCGAGGTGGGCGGTCCGGCCACCCTGGAACAGTCCATGCTGGCGGCGCGCGTCGGTGGCCACGTCTCTGTCATTGGTATATTGACCGGCTTGGCGGGCGACTTCCCTCTGGTCACAGCCCTGATCAAGCAACTGCGCCTGCAAGGCGTGCTGGTGGGTAGCCGCAGCATGCAGCAAGCCATGATCAAGGCCATAGACGGGAATGGCCTGAAACCGGTGGTGGATAAGGTGTTTGCGCTGGAGGAAATGGTGCAGGCCTTCCAGTATCAGGAGACCAATCAGCACTTTGGCAAAATTTGCCTGCAGATTTAA
- a CDS encoding helix-turn-helix domain-containing protein → MAQQARTVVAATGRKYSSDLVAPSQRKAWLCEVIGREYAEVDIVPPTAAPLYNEMTLYPWQALQLSVIHSNSLTIQRGTREICRPQLDNYFAVLLLQGRYCLQQQGREVFLRPGDMTIYDATVPHYIHCPEAFSKLIVSIPRTLLHQRLPQAGHLTAMPMRLQHGMTAMLSPFLQQLTRQLNQLSMQAFEASAVPMLDMLGNALETLQDHALPRSPGRSLSLLQIKQWLSKHLQDADLDSDAIAAATGFSSRYINQLFADEQTSLMRYVWQQRLALSAQYLKQPAWQHRSISEIALACGFNDFAHFSRAFKQQFGDAPRVFRQQGALLR, encoded by the coding sequence ATGGCGCAGCAAGCAAGGACAGTAGTCGCAGCGACAGGTCGCAAATATAGCTCCGATCTGGTCGCACCCAGTCAGCGCAAGGCATGGTTGTGTGAGGTGATTGGACGTGAATATGCAGAGGTGGACATCGTCCCGCCCACGGCTGCCCCGCTTTACAACGAGATGACGCTCTATCCTTGGCAGGCGTTGCAACTATCCGTGATCCATTCCAACAGCCTGACCATCCAGCGCGGGACGCGAGAAATCTGTCGTCCGCAGTTGGATAATTATTTTGCCGTCCTGTTGCTGCAAGGCCGGTATTGTCTGCAACAGCAAGGGCGGGAAGTGTTTTTGCGCCCTGGCGACATGACTATTTATGATGCCACGGTGCCGCACTATATCCATTGTCCAGAGGCATTTTCCAAGCTGATTGTTTCTATCCCAAGAACCTTGTTGCATCAGCGTTTGCCGCAGGCCGGGCATCTGACGGCGATGCCCATGCGATTGCAGCACGGCATGACCGCCATGTTGTCGCCGTTTTTGCAACAGCTCACGCGTCAGCTGAATCAACTCTCCATGCAGGCATTTGAAGCCAGCGCGGTGCCTATGCTGGACATGCTGGGCAATGCGCTTGAAACCCTGCAAGACCATGCGCTGCCGCGTTCGCCTGGCCGCAGTTTATCGTTGTTGCAAATCAAGCAGTGGCTCAGTAAGCATCTACAGGATGCAGACCTGGATAGTGACGCCATTGCCGCTGCCACCGGATTTTCCAGCCGGTATATCAATCAATTGTTTGCCGATGAACAGACGTCTTTGATGCGCTATGTCTGGCAACAGCGGCTGGCGCTGAGTGCGCAATACCTTAAGCAACCGGCCTGGCAGCACCGGAGCATTTCCGAGATCGCGCTGGCTTGCGGCTTTAACGATTTTGCACATTTCAGCCGAGCCTTTAAGCAGCAGTTTGGCGACGCCCCCCGCGTTTTTCGGCAGCAGGGGGCTTTACTCCGTTAA
- a CDS encoding DUF2892 domain-containing protein, whose translation MADNIGQLEQYLRVIIGAGLLMWTLFFQGPTWGWFGLVPLATGLIQWCPLYALLKINRR comes from the coding sequence ATGGCAGATAATATCGGGCAATTGGAACAGTATTTAAGAGTGATTATCGGCGCCGGATTGCTGATGTGGACCCTGTTTTTCCAGGGTCCCACCTGGGGCTGGTTTGGGCTGGTGCCGCTGGCGACCGGGCTGATCCAGTGGTGCCCGCTTTATGCCTTGCTCAAGATTAACCGTCGCTAA
- the sulP gene encoding sulfate permease, with the protein MSTAMLTRLAHYVPALRWGPHYRREQAMHDLMAALTVTLMLVPQALAYAILAGLSPQVGLYASLLPLIVYALLGTSATLAVGPVAVAALMTATAVAPYSAQSPALGLQAALILACLSGMFLMLAGMFKLGFLANFLSHPVMSGFIAGASLVIASSQLPTLLGIHAEGSHVLALWQSMLGQWPQIHLATAMLSVLTLLLLVLARRQGQSLLLSLGCSPFWAQALVRAVPALLVLIGTIAMHAGWALLTGVRTVGQIPAGLPALALPHGSLAMWQSLLAPALLISIIGTVESISVAQSLAMKRRERIDPDQELIALGGANLAASLSGGQPVTGGVSRSVVNMDAGAQTPAAGLFTALGMWLATVFLASWLSALPRFILASTIIVAVMSLVDGRVFIETWRRNRSDFAALLVTFMITLLVDIEHGISAGVLLSMAMHLYRSSRPHIAIVGQVPGTEHFRNVARHAVSVCPDVITLRVDESLYFANARYLEQKVLEVVADNTALKHVILMCSAVNEVDGSALEVLEVINHHLSALGIGFHLSEVKGPVMDMLQHAPLRQQLNGEIYLTQHQAYAALSCH; encoded by the coding sequence ATGAGCACAGCGATGTTGACTCGGCTGGCCCATTACGTGCCCGCCCTCCGCTGGGGGCCGCATTATCGGCGTGAGCAGGCCATGCATGATTTGATGGCGGCGCTGACGGTGACCCTGATGCTGGTTCCTCAGGCGCTGGCCTATGCCATCCTGGCGGGCTTGTCGCCACAAGTTGGCCTGTATGCCAGCCTGTTGCCGTTAATCGTCTATGCTTTGTTAGGTACCAGTGCGACGCTGGCCGTGGGCCCAGTGGCGGTGGCGGCACTGATGACTGCGACCGCAGTGGCGCCTTATTCAGCACAGAGTCCCGCGTTGGGGCTGCAAGCGGCGCTGATCCTGGCATGTTTGTCTGGCATGTTTCTGATGCTGGCCGGGATGTTCAAATTAGGCTTTCTGGCAAATTTTCTATCGCACCCCGTCATGAGCGGCTTTATTGCTGGCGCCAGCCTGGTGATTGCCAGTAGTCAGCTGCCCACCTTGCTTGGCATCCACGCCGAGGGCAGTCATGTGCTGGCGCTCTGGCAGAGTATGCTGGGGCAATGGCCGCAGATTCATCTCGCTACGGCTATGCTGTCGGTGCTCACCCTGCTATTACTGGTGCTGGCCAGGCGGCAAGGGCAATCGCTGTTGCTAAGTCTGGGCTGCTCGCCGTTTTGGGCGCAGGCGTTGGTGCGGGCAGTGCCTGCGCTGCTGGTGTTGATCGGAACGATTGCCATGCATGCCGGTTGGGCCCTGCTCACCGGGGTGCGCACCGTAGGGCAGATTCCCGCCGGGCTGCCTGCGCTGGCCTTGCCGCATGGGAGTCTGGCAATGTGGCAATCTTTATTGGCCCCGGCCTTGCTGATTTCCATCATCGGCACGGTGGAGTCGATTTCTGTGGCGCAGAGTCTGGCCATGAAACGGCGTGAACGCATAGACCCTGACCAGGAGTTGATTGCCTTGGGTGGCGCCAATCTGGCGGCCAGTCTGAGTGGGGGGCAGCCGGTCACTGGCGGCGTGTCGCGCTCGGTTGTGAATATGGATGCGGGTGCGCAAACGCCGGCAGCGGGTTTGTTTACCGCATTGGGCATGTGGTTGGCCACGGTTTTCCTGGCCTCGTGGCTCAGTGCGTTACCCAGATTTATTTTGGCCAGCACGATTATCGTTGCGGTGATGAGCCTGGTGGACGGACGCGTGTTTATCGAGACCTGGCGGCGTAACCGGAGTGACTTTGCCGCCTTGCTGGTGACTTTTATGATTACCTTGCTGGTTGATATTGAACATGGCATCAGTGCGGGCGTGTTGCTGTCCATGGCCATGCATCTATACCGCAGCAGTCGGCCGCACATTGCCATTGTCGGGCAGGTGCCGGGTACCGAGCATTTTAGAAACGTGGCCCGGCACGCGGTCAGTGTGTGCCCGGATGTGATTACTTTGCGTGTGGATGAGAGCTTGTATTTTGCCAATGCGCGCTATCTCGAGCAAAAAGTGCTCGAAGTGGTGGCCGATAACACGGCATTGAAACATGTGATCCTGATGTGCTCCGCCGTCAACGAGGTAGATGGCAGTGCCCTGGAGGTGCTGGAAGTCATCAACCACCATTTATCTGCATTGGGAATTGGCTTTCATTTGTCCGAGGTCAAAGGCCCGGTGATGGACATGTTGCAACATGCTCCACTCAGGCAGCAGCTCAATGGTGAGATTTATCTGACCCAACATCAGGCTTATGCAGCGCTGTCCTGTCATTAA
- a CDS encoding MBL fold metallo-hydrolase has product MIFKQFFEPESSTYTYLLGCKETRQAVMIDTVGSEVDKYVAALQQHGLTLVFTLETHVHADHVTAAATLRERLGSKSVVHRDAGAQCGDVLVTDGVHLQVGTLDIEVRYTPGHTNGCVSYLVGDRIFTGDALLIDGCGRTDFQQGNAGQLYDSIHAKIFSLPEDTLIYPGHDYHGRTVSTVGHEKRENKRLGGQTSRAEFINIMANLKLAYPKQIDVALPANQACGQVVIKQSA; this is encoded by the coding sequence ATGATTTTCAAGCAATTTTTTGAGCCTGAAAGTAGCACTTATACCTATCTGCTAGGCTGTAAAGAAACCCGGCAGGCGGTGATGATTGATACCGTAGGCAGCGAGGTAGACAAGTATGTGGCGGCTTTGCAACAGCATGGGTTGACGCTGGTGTTTACCCTGGAAACGCATGTGCACGCCGATCATGTCACCGCTGCCGCCACCTTGCGCGAGCGTCTGGGCAGTAAAAGTGTGGTGCATCGTGATGCAGGCGCGCAATGCGGCGATGTGCTGGTGACCGATGGCGTGCACTTGCAAGTTGGCACGCTGGATATCGAGGTCCGTTACACCCCCGGGCACACCAACGGCTGTGTCAGTTATCTGGTCGGTGACCGCATCTTTACCGGCGATGCCTTGCTCATTGATGGCTGTGGCCGCACCGACTTTCAGCAGGGCAATGCCGGGCAGTTGTATGACAGCATACATGCCAAAATTTTCAGCTTGCCTGAGGATACGCTGATTTATCCCGGCCACGATTATCACGGTAGGACCGTCTCCACGGTCGGCCACGAGAAGCGTGAAAACAAGCGCTTGGGCGGGCAAACTTCCCGCGCTGAATTTATCAATATCATGGCCAATCTCAAGCTGGCCTATCCCAAACAAATTGATGTGGCCCTGCCTGCCAACCAGGCCTGTGGGCAAGTGGTGATCAAGCAGTCGGCATGA
- a CDS encoding sigma 54-interacting transcriptional regulator → MEQTTPDFFSQQAGLSRAQGESLARMISLIMPDAAVFTVDAQKRISYWSPGAEKLLGFTQAALLGENCLTANRCEQCMRGCGLTESGKVEGAPLLLHRSDGERQAVLKYAMAYWPEDGAFAGGLEILLPQQADAGKTAAQSSLGEKYGLISHAPEMQKVFEMIRRVAVTDIPVLIRGDSGTGKELVARAIHGESLRHRGAFVAINCATLNAGMLESEMFGHVKGAFTGAIRDHQGLFGRAEGGTLFLDEIAELPYELQAKLLRVLETGEYLPVGASQAMQANVRIVAATHKALREEVKAGRFRQDLLFRLRVVPIFLPSLQARKQDIPLIVRHLLKQQFTGEQLPVVKAAVMQQLMAYDWPGNVRELRNVLNYALVMSDGKQIDTADLPPELQTIPASTQTMAAPVAKPGRQALSEAAIVQAVTDCQGNLTQAAKQLGIGRTTLWRYRKLWQKD, encoded by the coding sequence ATGGAACAAACCACCCCCGATTTTTTCAGCCAGCAGGCCGGCCTGAGCCGCGCACAGGGCGAATCGCTGGCCCGCATGATTTCATTGATCATGCCAGATGCAGCCGTGTTTACCGTCGATGCTCAAAAGCGGATCAGTTACTGGAGCCCGGGTGCCGAAAAACTGCTAGGCTTCACCCAGGCTGCGCTCTTGGGTGAAAACTGCCTGACCGCCAACCGCTGCGAACAGTGTATGCGCGGCTGTGGGCTCACCGAGTCTGGCAAGGTCGAGGGCGCCCCCCTGCTGCTGCACCGGTCTGATGGTGAACGACAGGCAGTGTTGAAATATGCCATGGCCTACTGGCCTGAAGATGGCGCGTTTGCGGGCGGCCTCGAAATCCTGCTGCCCCAGCAGGCGGACGCAGGCAAGACCGCCGCACAATCCTCGCTGGGTGAAAAATATGGCTTGATCAGCCATGCGCCCGAAATGCAAAAAGTGTTTGAAATGATACGCCGCGTGGCAGTGACAGATATACCGGTGTTGATCCGCGGCGACTCCGGTACAGGCAAAGAGCTGGTGGCCCGCGCCATTCATGGCGAGAGTCTGCGTCACCGCGGCGCCTTTGTCGCCATCAACTGTGCCACGCTCAATGCGGGCATGCTGGAGAGTGAGATGTTCGGCCACGTCAAGGGTGCCTTCACCGGTGCCATTCGTGATCATCAGGGCCTGTTTGGCCGGGCCGAGGGCGGCACGCTGTTTCTGGATGAAATCGCCGAACTGCCTTACGAATTACAGGCCAAACTGTTGCGCGTACTCGAAACCGGTGAATACCTGCCCGTCGGGGCCAGTCAGGCCATGCAAGCCAATGTCCGCATTGTTGCCGCCACACATAAAGCCTTGCGCGAAGAGGTTAAAGCCGGACGTTTCCGGCAGGACTTGTTGTTCCGCTTGCGCGTGGTGCCCATCTTCTTACCCAGCTTGCAGGCGCGCAAACAGGATATTCCGCTCATCGTGCGTCACCTGCTTAAACAGCAATTTACCGGGGAACAGCTGCCCGTAGTGAAGGCCGCCGTCATGCAGCAACTGATGGCCTATGACTGGCCAGGCAATGTGCGCGAACTGCGCAATGTGTTGAATTACGCACTGGTGATGTCAGATGGCAAGCAGATCGATACCGCAGACTTGCCGCCCGAACTGCAAACGATACCCGCGTCAACACAGACAATGGCAGCGCCAGTCGCCAAACCAGGCCGCCAGGCGCTTTCAGAAGCCGCCATCGTGCAAGCCGTCACTGACTGCCAGGGCAACCTGACCCAGGCGGCCAAGCAACTTGGGATTGGCCGCACCACACTGTGGCGTTACCGCAAACTTTGGCAAAAAGACTGA
- a CDS encoding DUF6691 family protein, whose product MANLMALIAGLIFGVGLIVGGMTNPAKVLAFLDVTGDWDPSLAFVMMGAIAVGFFAFKSAARHSASVLGLPVQLPGTRLIDRKLVLGAVIFGTGWGIAGFCPGPAIASLLTGGPAVWLFVASMLAGMAVHTLAVRRGWL is encoded by the coding sequence ATGGCAAATCTGATGGCATTGATCGCCGGGCTGATCTTCGGTGTGGGGTTGATTGTAGGCGGGATGACCAATCCAGCCAAGGTGTTGGCCTTTCTGGATGTGACCGGTGACTGGGATCCGTCACTGGCATTTGTGATGATGGGTGCGATTGCGGTAGGCTTTTTTGCCTTCAAGTCTGCGGCCAGGCACTCCGCCAGTGTCTTGGGCCTGCCTGTGCAGTTACCAGGCACGCGTCTGATTGACCGCAAACTGGTGCTGGGGGCGGTGATCTTTGGCACCGGCTGGGGCATTGCCGGATTTTGTCCCGGCCCAGCCATCGCCTCACTCTTGACGGGTGGCCCGGCGGTCTGGCTGTTTGTCGCCAGCATGCTGGCGGGAATGGCCGTGCATACGCTGGCGGTGCGTCGCGGCTGGTTGTGA
- a CDS encoding YeeE/YedE family protein — MISFTPWQSLMGGLLIGFSTLLMIRWLGKVTGISGIVGQVWSAAAGDRAWRLAFVAGLVLSPLVYVLARPLPMVEIQASTPWLIVAGLLVGFGSRLGSGCTSGHGVCGLSRLSPRSLVATFTFMLVAMLVVWLWRHVWMIG, encoded by the coding sequence ATGATTTCTTTTACCCCCTGGCAATCACTGATGGGTGGATTGCTCATAGGTTTTTCCACCTTGCTGATGATCCGCTGGCTGGGCAAGGTCACTGGCATCAGTGGCATTGTGGGGCAGGTCTGGTCGGCCGCCGCCGGTGACCGGGCCTGGCGCCTGGCTTTTGTCGCGGGTCTGGTGCTGTCGCCATTGGTTTATGTCCTGGCACGGCCGTTGCCTATGGTGGAGATTCAGGCGTCCACGCCCTGGTTGATCGTGGCGGGATTGCTGGTGGGCTTTGGTAGTCGCCTGGGGTCGGGGTGCACCAGTGGTCATGGGGTTTGCGGCTTGTCACGGCTGTCGCCACGTTCGCTGGTGGCGACATTTACGTTTATGCTGGTGGCGATGCTGGTGGTCTGGCTATGGCGCCATGTGTGGATGATAGGGTAG